The Mytilus edulis chromosome 5, xbMytEdul2.2, whole genome shotgun sequence genomic interval ccatgtttttcaaaaatttggatgaaaatctactaattaattttagttggccttatagtgaaaattaaataaagatagtgaagtaaaagtaaaatgataaCCCATGCAATCTTTAATCAATCTAGTTCCTATTCATTGAGATAATATTAACGTTTcttaactacatgtacatgcaatatAAACATGATGTTGAAACTATACAAATGTACACATAATTACCAGTTTTTTGCTAAcggttaatcatgttaatactatttaaattttttcaatagttttgaaAGATGTTTCCAAGAGGGCACATGCTAATAAGTCTTGCCTGCTAATCATGacttaattttatttacattgtacatgACGTAGAAGGCTACAGGTACATTGTATCACATTATTCTTATCATTCTCATATTGACAGGAGATGACAATGGAGCAGTCAATCTCTAATGTAATGTGAATGTATATATAGTCATCACATACTTACCCAATGACTTATTCATCTTCATCTTCACTCTTACCTGAAACACATTGCTTCTGTGTCCACTGTCGTAATACAATGCTGGTCTTTTACGTATCCAATTCCAAAGAACTATATTTAAATCATCTGATCCACTGGCTAAAAGTGTACCTaaaaatagattgattgattcttaaatgtccagtggcaaaagtttcatgcatgtttaagacgagaacaaattaacaagaAATACAATTGGTACAATGTAGGTCCTGTAAAAGAGGCTGTTTAGGATGAAGGTCAGGGAAATTTGAATACCACTGAAAATTAAAAGAAGATACATCATACATGATCAGGGAAATGATTTCCTTGGCTTTGCTATTCAGACTGTCTGTTTTAAGAACATGTCACAGGGATGTGTATAGACAAtgtttcatgtacatgtacatgcagggtttcccctgggtcaattatttttttcgccacctctttcgccaaaacaatatgtttttcgccactttattatttttttcgccaggTGACATAATTACTTTTCGTTTAAAATGTACCTTTTTTCTACCCCGCCCCCCTTTTCcccttaaataagatgattttgccccattgtgtTTATGATTATCCTcccaaacttattttagagtctacattGAAGAAGAAGAGGTTTTTACAACTAAACAAAAGCTTTTAttacatgaaattgatccctcatttcatatgtagtcattacattgaagggctACTCTCATTGGAGGGGCTGTTCCCAACCTTTtagataaaggagtaggtccggtaaggaccgattttggcctcaaatttcaggttcatcttacgaaagattttgacccctttttaaacacttaagtgtctacttcatttgaatcaattaatttatgcgaaagattttaactgatttagtcattaaaaacaacccaattcaagctcaaatatgaaaaatctaccaaatatgccgaaaaatgtcacttttcagatgatttttgtcaaaaatgaaagtggccgcatccgtgttcatcctcaacctttatatatgttatgtattatcataaaatacaacttagatttcaatattaaggatgaacacgaatgcggccactttcgtttcacacgaaaactgtctaaaatttaactaaaatgctagaattgtgaagatttcagtaatttagcatgacttaatggtgctagtacccgatatatgtgcattgtattgtcaaaaacagcccatatttatgtagcagaagcattcttctgtccaataaataactaaaagtttacattttaacaattttgtaaaactgctatattttggggccaaaaaggggtcttactggacctactcctttcttcatagcgacagttttcttttctttaccATCGttaatgaaaaagttgagacgtaaaactgcTTCAAACACGTGTGTCCCTCAACCGACTTAAAggtagtctccctaatcaattacctatattgaagtcaaaggataattaaagttttgttttctaaataatctttaaaaggagaggagacatcaaaagtttgcttcaaagaCGTGCGTCGCAAAGTCTTAAATAAATTCTTTATGTGGCATTTAgcagaagccatttaaccatatcattttgtcgaacaattcaatcaacacctttattaattactcctttgttgtcgatagctataaaatgcaatcagctgattattgattttctgtccaaatcttaatgaggtcaaagTGGATTCCGAGTATTGCCTGATTGGTTAAAGTCCGAGAaacttgaaaaaaagtaaataaacaagatggaggaaaataaatcgttaaatatatttctttcgccaaattctttcgcaaatgacgaatttttatcgccataattattattttttcgcaaattgcgaaaatggcgaccgccagcggaaaccctgtgtACATGTATACAACATATTATTTACTTTTACCCAGTGACACCGGAtacagaactttttgtaaggggaGGCCCACTGACTGATCTAAGGAAGGGCCCGCTCCAGTTATGCTTCAttgattccctttataatcaaccaaatgtttcccaCAAAAGGAAATGGTGGGCCCACAATAACTTACCAATTCTATTGAAATGTAATGCATTAACACATCCATCATGATACTCAAGTTTGCATTGTAATTCAAATCTTTTCACTAGGTTTACACTTCCCTGAACTTTCTCTCTGAAATGCGATGGTGGAATCTTTTTTGAATATCCATATTCTCTGTTCCGCAGATCTTTTATTGCTTTGAATGTTTGTTTcagattttcattttcaaatgccACTTCTTCCTCCGATTCTGACTCACTACTTTTTTTCTGTTCCACATCAGAATCGTCATCAGAGTCAAGAACATCTTCACTTCTATGAACACTTGAATCTAAATCCAAATTGTCACTACTTTCATTTTCACTACTTTCGTTTTCACTACTTGAATCCACTCTGTTCATTCTTCTCTTgcgtttaattttttttgttcttaCAATGACTTCATCATCTTCATCTTCACTTTCACTACCACTTTCATTGCCTGTCTCTTTAACATCTTCATCATCACCTGACGGCATCGTTACATCACATGATGGCTCACTTTCATCCATGTCCATGCCTTGTCCAACTATGGCATTGTATGACTCTCTAGAAGAGTCTTCGTTTTCTGACAACTTTGAACTTAATGCAAGACCTGAGTCTGTTTTTGTAGACATGGCGCCACTTTCACTATGAGATTCACTAACATCCAGATCTGATACGCCATCTCTCCCTGGGGACCTATGCAAATCTAGACCACTGTCGTCTTTCTTTATTCCAATACTTTTGTTGGTAAAATTGTTTGTCCCCTCACATTTATCTGTCATTTCATTGGTTTCATCATTGTGCTTTATATCACACATTGTTTTAACATTGTTTGAATCTTCACAGACAATCGTACATTTATAAGTATCATCTGTTTCTTTTAAGACACCATTTTTACTGTGCTCAGTCATATCTGCACATGCACTGTCTCCCAAAATAGATTTATCGTAATCATTAGAACAATTTGTCGATCCTCCAATCCCATCACATAAACTGTTGTTGCAACAGAGATCTCTTCCTATGCCAGACTCGTCATTAGTCAGGTATGCTTTCCCGGGAGTGTGTATGATACTTGTGTCTTGACCAATTCCAGACTCATTAAGGGATATCCTATCTTTATTTTGACCAATCCCAGACTCATTAAGGGATATCTTGTCTTTATTCCTGGGTTCTGTAATTTCATTTTCTACTTCAGCCATGTTTTCTTCTTTAGATGACTTTACTTTTATTTCACATCCTGTAAAACATAGATATACATGGACAAGTATTAAAGTAATATTAGCTAATGGCAGTGCGTTAAAGaagttaaacatacatgtataaatgtgtCAGTGCATTAATGAAAGTATGattatcaaaattaatttgtgatatacatttgtacttcttATCCTATGTTGAAAGAAATTTTTTACCCTCAAGTTAACATCCTTATACAATTTAGTATTCAAATTTGTATGTTAGTCCTATTTTAGGAGCacatatatttgttataatttttcgCGCTCATGTGGCATAAagcaagcaccaatcaatcaattataatttaaaacaggGGGTGGGGGGTACATGACGTCCAAATGTATTATTTATGACCTATAAGTCTGAGATAATAGACGTTTATTAGCGGTTCGTCTAACTTCCAAGCTGTTTATTGAATCCAGTGAGTTGTCCCTCAAATTTGCTGGAACTAATCAGATGTATGATGTGTGCTTTAAAGCCACTATAAGACTAAAGACATTAggtttaatttgttaaaaaaaagcaaaGTGATTTGAAACCTTTTTTTTCGTTTCTAAATGAAATACAATTAGATTTTCCTGTCCCTGTGCACAAGCTCCCCCTTCCCTTTTTGCTCAAAAGCCATGACtggactagtccaaataattatgacgtcttgaaaggctattatattttttttctttgacgccttactttgaccgtcaaagaaaaaaaaaaaataatagccttttaagacgtcataattatttggactatgacTGGACATGCTATATGTCACGTACCCATGCCAGATGTTTGGGTACCATTTTGGCATCTTAGGTGAAATGCCTGTCGCCATCATGGCCATGAAGCAAAACAAATTATTATactgaacatgtacatgtataatgtcaAAAGTTAAAGTGTCACAGATTCCAAAGCATGTCCATGAAGGGGGTTCTCAGTGTAACTCAAAAACGGAAACCTTTAAACTTCACTTATAAATTACATAATCACTCTCTAGAAAAAGTCGACTCTACAAAATATTTAGGCCTAACtcttcaatcaaatttaaaatgggaCAAACATATCGATAACATGGGGGTCAGACCTATAATCAGACAGTCCCATAATCCGACAGTCCGATAGTCCTATAATCCTACAGCCCGATAGTCCGACAGTCCTATAATCCGACAGCCCGATAGTCCGACGCACGGTCACTTGTCTCTGAAAAGTATGCCTATATAGACATGGAACGTTTgtaaattggtatattttttcacacaaaaaattaacaaatcagtCGGTATGACGTCTAGTACAGGACCGCAATAATCCCATACGAATCGGAAATGAACGGAATCCGTTCACCTTAAAACATGATCGCTCTCATTCAAATTCGCCCCTTTCATGTTCACACCCTACACGTTCTTACCAAAAGTCCGTTTGCACCCTATACGTTTACTTTAGTTTATTATGaaacaatgataaacatatttatagcAATACTATTACTGCCCAATTAATATATTAACCAAAACTCGACATATATAAGTGTTATCCTTTATCAGCAAAGAGTTCAGGTTTTGGCAATCAGTAAACCAAAAAAATACTAGATAGTACAGCGGTTTATATTGCCCTACAAGCTAGAGCAATGATAAGGTATTATAAATAGACGCAATTTAAGTTAAGATTTCATACCAAATCATTAACTATGAAACCGTTCTGAAAGTGGTTTTGCATCTTGACTGAAATTTGAGATAATGACACTATTTCTATTTTATCAAAACTAATTGCTCgttttagaaaacaaaagaaaagaaaaaaaattattgatactTCTATGTTATTCTATCCGAAGTAGTCGTTTCATATCTTCGGGGCAAAACCCCTCAGATATAAAAGCATACATCTAATACTTGTGACATATCACATTCAACCAGATTATACGTTACATCTTGGAACAGTATATttaacaatatacaatgtatgtgcTCCTGTTTACATGCATGCGCTTGCGCATGTAAAAAATGTATGTAAACAGACATTCTCGTTATCAACATCGACATGATGATATAAGGAATCTTATATTAATTGTTCAAacaagaagggggggggggggggggggggggcaatacctttttgtgttaacTTGTTATGGCCCTTTTCAatgtgttgttaactgttatctgagatcaatttaagctgttaactgttttcaacccactttgTTAACCGTTATCAGCATTTCtgcattttttgttaactgtttttgccaaaatcaaggtgttgttaacatgttaacggaccccctatTGCCCTCCCTCAAGAACtgatttaatttatttctaatttcGATGCATTccacttttttaattttaaacactGCTCGTGTTTCAGCAGTATGCTAATATGCTTTTAAGAAGACAATCATCCTTTGCAGCAGCACGGCTTCGTGTCGGACCATCGGATTGTTGGACTATCGGACTGTCGGACTATCGGACTGTCGTACTACTGGACTGTCGGAATTTCAGGGTGTCGGATTATAGCTACGCTCCCGATAACATGACATCAAAAGCAAACCAGTCCCTTGGATTTATTCGTAGAAACCTAAAAATAGCATCACCGAAAGTTAAAGCTCACGCATATAAAGCTCTTGTCCGACCAAAATTAGAGTACTGCTCAACAATTTGGGACCCAcatcaaaaacagcaaatttcACAAATCGAAAAAGTTCAAAGAAGAGCAGCACGCTTCTCATGCAACCGCTTCCATAACACCAGCTCAGTTACTGAAATGATGACAGACCTAAATAGGTGGTACCAACTCGAAATTAGGCGTTtacgatacagacttgttttcttttacaaaattatacatgaaaTTGTTGCAGTCCCTACACATAACCTTTTGATCCCACTAGACAATAGAACCAGACATAGCAAACCACACTCATTTAGGAAAATACAAACATCCAAAGacagttataaatattcattttatccacGAACTGTTATAAATTGGAATCATCTGCCACAACAAATAGTATCATGCAGTACAGTACAGGGATTCAAGAGTATGATCTCAGAATCTGCTCTCATCCCCATATTCTATCCCTAActataaacgtatttacactttgggtatttagctgaatcttgcctccgaatgaccttagattTACTCTgaatcaccttttgacgtcaagcaacaatcacttttaaattgtgacgtcaaatattttaaattatgatgtcaaagtttacgggaacctgtgtgattttacgtaatggcggacaaatttgcatacaagtgtaaatacgtctattctgttatcaaatgtatatagttttatcacaattcattttttcaaatgtaaatacgttatgttgattttttgattttgttatttttgattcTTGTTGCTAAagtgtaaattataaattttatagtcgACGCCCGAcgaataatcttcaataattgaaggatcgctagaaacctaaagaagaagataactcctataaaatttctgaactaaagtGAAGTAAAAAAGAATCAAATAATAATGCATATCATACTTTAACTTAATCTAATTTATAGTGAAGGGAAGGGATCTAAAGATG includes:
- the LOC139525395 gene encoding DDB1- and CUL4-associated factor 8-like, which translates into the protein MAEVENEITEPRNKDKISLNESGIGQNKDRISLNESGIGQDTSIIHTPGKAYLTNDESGIGRDLCCNNSLCDGIGGSTNCSNDYDKSILGDSACADMTEHSKNGVLKETDDTYKCTIVCEDSNNVKTMCDIKHNDETNEMTDKCEGTNNFTNKSIGIKKDDSGLDLHRSPGRDGVSDLDVSESHSESGAMSTKTDSGLALSSKLSENEDSSRESYNAIVGQGMDMDESEPSCDVTMPSGDDEDVKETGNESGSESEDEDDEVIVRTKKIKRKRRMNRVDSSSENESSENESSDNLDLDSSVHRSEDVLDSDDDSDVEQKKSSESESEEEVAFENENLKQTFKAIKDLRNREYGYSKKIPPSHFREKVQGSVNLVKRFELQCKLEYHDGCVNALHFNRIGTLLASGSDDLNIVLWNWIRKRPALYYDSGHRSNVFQAKFMPFSGDCHVVSCARDGQIRLAELSLTGVCKNTKKLAQHKGAAHKLALEHDSPHVFLSCGEDALVYGVDLREEKPTKLALTKEGDKRIPLYSIHSNPGNSFEFCVGGRDHFIRVYDKRKIDKDDPSSGLLKKFCPHHLVDSDVKANVTCAVYNYNGTEIIGSYNDEDIYMFNNYHTDGAEYVKRYTGHRNNHTVKGVNFYGPKSEFIVSGSDCGHVFLWDKETEQIVQYLTGDDNGAINVLEPHPTLPVLATSGLDHEVKIWSPMAEQPTDLKGIKKATKRNMKEREDERIHDVDMIDGQMLWYIMHHMPRARRRREREAEGERDSTSTENSENDSSDSDDIPRIPCAPS